The nucleotide window TAGGAAGTATTTAAATTTGGCACAAACTCCTCTTTTTGATTCGTAACCTCTTGTGCAAAATTTGCTTGTGATGAATTAAGTAAGTTCCAATTTGTGTGGTTTCCAACAATATAAAAGGTATTGAGCGAAATATTATCGAGCACCCTAAAAAGTTCAGTCATGCCGGCATCAGGCTGATACACCATCGCCAATTGATATTTAGTCGGATCCTCAAGAAATTCAGATGGATTTAGTAAGTCCACTGTTCGTTGTTGATTGGATTCTAATGACTTTTTAATTGCACCTAAATCCGGATGCACCATGCTGGAAATAAGAGCGATGGAATTACGCTGATCCAAGACCTCAACAACAAAATTTTGAGAATTATTTTTGGTGTTCTTTTCATTTGATAACTCCCCTATTTTAACTCGATAAGATTTTACTCCGGCTGGTCCACTAGGTAATAACAAACTAACAACTTGTGATGAATTAAGATTGTCTAATTTCAGTTGTTGACTAAAAACTGTGGAAGTTCCAGAGGTAATAGTTAAGGTAGGATTAACTGTTGTCTTTCCATCATATACGGCAATAACTTCTACTGGAAACTGGTTATTTACATAGGAATATCTATTCACATTTACCCTAGATAAATACAAATCTTCATATTTGGTTGTATCTCCCAGTATTACAGGATAAACAGCATGTTCTAAACTGGAGGGCGATTGAACATAATCACGTCCTTTAGTTTGATTTCCGTCCGTTAGTAACACTACTGCGGAAGTGTTTTGCTCATAAATATCTCGTAAACCACTCCAAACCTTTGAGATTTCAGAATGATTATCCTCAAAGTTAGGCACTTCTCCATTGATGAAATCCTCACCAAATAAATAGGTTTTTATATTGAATTTTTCAGTTAACTCATCGTCATTCGTTAAAGCTTGAGAAAAATTAATAGCTATGGAGTCTTGACCCAAATTTCTAATGGACTGTGAATTATCAATGGCCAAAACCAGTTCAGGTTTCTCCTCAAAAATGGTAGTATTTTCAAATTTAGGGTTTATCAGTAAAACTAAAATTGAGAATACCGTTAAAAAACGTAACAAGGCCAAAATTCCATGAATACCTTTTAACCGATGTTTATCCCTATACCAGTACTGAAAAAGCGCTACAAAGAGCGCTATAAAAAATGCTAATATTATTAAAAATACTGTAGTGCTATTCATTTATTATGTAAGCATTCCGCCATCAACATTAAGGGTCTGACCGGTAATGTATGCACTCATGTCGCTTGCAAGGAAAACACATGCATTTGCAATATCTACTGGTGAACCTCCACGTTTTAAAGGAATGGCATCCCTCCAAGATTGAACTGTTTTTTCATCTAATTTAGCCGTCATTTCAGTTTCAATAAAGCCAGGCGCTATAACATTGCTTCTTATATTTCTGGAACCCAGCTCTAAGGCAACGGATTTTGAAAAACCTATAATACCAGCTTTAGAAGCGGCATAATTTGTCTGACCTGCATTACCCTTCACACCAACCACAGAACTCATATTAATAATAGATCCTTTACGTTGTTTCAACATTGTACGTTGTACAGCCTTGGTCATATTAAAAACTGATTTAAGATTTACTTCAATGACCTTATCAAAATCTTCCTCACTAATACGCATTAGTAAATTATCTTTAGTTATCCCTGCATTATTCACAAGAATATCTATGCTGCCAAATTCTTTTAATACTTCATCGGCCAACTCTTGGGCCTGAGCAAAATTGGCAGCATCACTTTTATAAGCTTTTGCCTTAACGCCAAGTGCAGTAAGTTCTCCTTCCAATTCTAACGCTGCAGCCTCTGACGAGCTATATGTAAATGCTACATTAGCTCCATGCTCTGCAAAGGTTTGAGCAATACCTTTACCTATTCCTCTACTTGCTCCGGTTACAATTGCTGTTTTTCCTTCTAGCAGTTTCATATATGTAATGATTAGTTAGTTTCAAATATACAATAGCATGTGATAAGAACTAAAAAACCCCACATGAAATTGTGAGGTCTTTAACTTATTTTTTGAGAATTATCCCAGTACTTCTGCTACTTTTTTACCAATTTCAGCTGGAGAATCTACCACATGGATTCCACATTCTCTCATTATTTTTTTCTTTGCTTGTGCAGTATCATCTTTACCCCCTACGATAGCTCCGGCGTGACCCATGGTTCTACCTGCAGGTGCAGTTTCTCCAGCAATAAAACCGATAACAGGTTTTTTGCTTCCAGATTCTTTATACCAACGTGCAGCGTCTCCTTCTAATTGACCGCCAATTTCACCAATCATAACGACAGCTTCTGTCTCATCATCATTAATCAACAATTCAATTGCTTCTCTCGTTGTTGTTCCAATAATTGGGTCACCACCAATACCAATCGCAGTTGTGATGCCTAATCCTTCTTTTACAACTTGGTCAGCAGCTTCGTAAGTAAGTGTCCCAGACTTTGAAACAATACCCACTTTACCTTTTTTGAATACAAAACCTGGCATAATACCTACTTTAGCTTCTCCTGGAGTAATAACTCCAGGGCAATTAGGACCAATTAATCGGCAATCATATTTTTTAATATAATCGAATGCCTTAATCATATCCGCTACAGGAATACCCTCAGTAATTGTAATTATTACTTTTATTCCGGCCTCTGCAGCCTCCATTATGGCATCAGCAGCAAATGCAGGTGGAACAAAAATAATAGTGGTATCCGCACCAACCTCTTCTACTGCCTCCTTAACGGTATTGAAAACAGGTTTGTTTAAGTGGGATTGACCACCTTTTCCTGGAGTTACACCTCCAACCACATTGGTTCCATATTCAATCATTTGTTCTGCGTGGAATGTACCTTCGCTACCTGTGAAACCTTGTACAATTATTTTTGAATCCTTGTTTACTAAAACACTCATTATTTCTTGTCAAATTTTAAAAGTGTACAAATTTAAAACTTTAGCATCTTTTGTTAAAGGATAATTGACACTTAAATACTACTATTTGTTAATATCTTGAATTCGTTTTTTAAGCTCCTTAATTTCAGACATAAGGCCTTTTACCTGTTTAATATATGCCAAATCTTTAAGATAACCTTTGGATTCTTGGGCCGGTGTACCCCAATAAACCTTAGATTTCACACTTTTTGTGACTCCTGCCTGGGCTAAAATAACTGCTCCGGATTCAATAGTGATTCCACTTGTAGTTCCTACTTGCCCCCAAATGGTAACATTGTCTTCAATTACAACACAACCTGCGATTCCTGTTTGAGAAGCTATCAAGCATTTTTTTCCTATTAAGGTGTCATGTCCAATTTGTATTTGGTTATCTAGCTTAGACCCCTCTCCTATTGTTGTATCGGCGGTTACTCCTCTATCAATCGTGCAGGATGCTCCAATTTCAACATTATTTTCAATGACTACCCTTCCTGCAGATTCGAGTCTATCAAATCCCTCAGGTCTCTTTTTGTAATAAAAACCATTGGCACCAAGTACAGTTCCTGCATGTATGGTGACATTATCCCCAATTATGGTATGGTCATAAATACTGACATTGGAATGTATTAGACAATTTTTGCCAATAACAA belongs to Aegicerativicinus sediminis and includes:
- a CDS encoding VWA domain-containing protein, giving the protein MNSTTVFLIILAFFIALFVALFQYWYRDKHRLKGIHGILALLRFLTVFSILVLLINPKFENTTIFEEKPELVLAIDNSQSIRNLGQDSIAINFSQALTNDDELTEKFNIKTYLFGEDFINGEVPNFEDNHSEISKVWSGLRDIYEQNTSAVVLLTDGNQTKGRDYVQSPSSLEHAVYPVILGDTTKYEDLYLSRVNVNRYSYVNNQFPVEVIAVYDGKTTVNPTLTITSGTSTVFSQQLKLDNLNSSQVVSLLLPSGPAGVKSYRVKIGELSNEKNTKNNSQNFVVEVLDQRNSIALISSMVHPDLGAIKKSLESNQQRTVDLLNPSEFLEDPTKYQLAMVYQPDAGMTELFRVLDNISLNTFYIVGNHTNWNLLNSSQANFAQEVTNQKEEFVPNLNTSYPIFNLDFLSMQDYPPLETEFGETSFNVSHETVIYKSVNGISINEPLLATYEVGSRKFGLLNGENIWRWRAHCYRATGSFQEFDDFLGKLVQYLGDNKRKNRLELDFDNINRETDPIEINAHYFDKGFEFDNSATLTISLTEKVSKEKFNFPLNLANNSYRIKLGGLIPPGDYNFTVKAEPENISRSGELTVMEYNVEEQFINADLIKLLQVADGTSGKVFFPSELDSLKQTLLEDSRYLPIQKSTKKVVPLIDWKYLLFGIIFFLGCEWFARKYNGLI
- the fabG gene encoding 3-oxoacyl-[acyl-carrier-protein] reductase; its protein translation is MKLLEGKTAIVTGASRGIGKGIAQTFAEHGANVAFTYSSSEAAALELEGELTALGVKAKAYKSDAANFAQAQELADEVLKEFGSIDILVNNAGITKDNLLMRISEEDFDKVIEVNLKSVFNMTKAVQRTMLKQRKGSIINMSSVVGVKGNAGQTNYAASKAGIIGFSKSVALELGSRNIRSNVIAPGFIETEMTAKLDEKTVQSWRDAIPLKRGGSPVDIANACVFLASDMSAYITGQTLNVDGGMLT
- the sucD gene encoding succinate--CoA ligase subunit alpha, producing the protein MSVLVNKDSKIIVQGFTGSEGTFHAEQMIEYGTNVVGGVTPGKGGQSHLNKPVFNTVKEAVEEVGADTTIIFVPPAFAADAIMEAAEAGIKVIITITEGIPVADMIKAFDYIKKYDCRLIGPNCPGVITPGEAKVGIMPGFVFKKGKVGIVSKSGTLTYEAADQVVKEGLGITTAIGIGGDPIIGTTTREAIELLINDDETEAVVMIGEIGGQLEGDAARWYKESGSKKPVIGFIAGETAPAGRTMGHAGAIVGGKDDTAQAKKKIMRECGIHVVDSPAEIGKKVAEVLG
- a CDS encoding UDP-3-O-(3-hydroxymyristoyl)glucosamine N-acyltransferase; this encodes MKFPRTHTLEEISELINCGYVGSGDFPVFGMNEIHVVEPGDIVFVDHPKYYDKALNSAATVVLINKDVDCPDGKALLISDDPFRDFNKLLRHFRPFQRSTSSISQTASIGEGTIIQPNCFIGNNVVIGKNCLIHSNVSIYDHTIIGDNVTIHAGTVLGANGFYYKKRPEGFDRLESAGRVVIENNVEIGASCTIDRGVTADTTIGEGSKLDNQIQIGHDTLIGKKCLIASQTGIAGCVVIEDNVTIWGQVGTTSGITIESGAVILAQAGVTKSVKSKVYWGTPAQESKGYLKDLAYIKQVKGLMSEIKELKKRIQDINK